CGTTCTTCGCCTGGTCCAGCTCCTGGATGATCAGCCCGATGACGACCGCGTTCGGGTATCCGCCGAGGGCGCTCAGGTCCATGACCTGCGGGTCCGCGCTCATCAGGACGGCGTGGCCGTTCGGGAGGAGCAGCAGGTCGTGGTTGTCGGTCGAATACCCGTTGCCGCAGCGGAAGCTGTCGACCACCGCGTACCGGGCATCCATCGCGTAGAACGCGTCGTGCGCGGAATCGAAGTAGGTGAGCCGCCCGTCGGGCTGCATCTTGAAGTCCAGGCCCACGCCGTCGATCTGCCGGTACCAGTAGGGCGTGCCGTCGTTCTCGAGGATCATCAGATACGAGGGGATCCGCGGCCCGCGGATATTGAAGAAGAGGTCGCTCACGAAGAGCCGTCCCGGCGCGGGCGCGCCCGGAACGTCGGCATGGATCGCGGGGAAATCGAACGGAAGGGACTCGGCGGGCGCGGCGCTCGACGCGTTCCCCGGAGGCGAGCCCGATGCGAGGGCGCGCGCGAGGTCTTCATCCACGTCGGCGGGCGCCGGCTGATCCCGCAGCGCTTCGCGCTCGGGCCCGGCGATCGTGAAGGAGAAGTCGCCGGGCGCGATCGGGCCGCGCGTATCGGTGGACAGCCCCGTATCGAGCCGACAGGTCACGGTCTCGGAGGCGACGAAGGGGTGGTCCGGTTGAAAGATCACGGTGCGGCGGTCGTCGCAGAGGCGAAGGGTTCCGGTGTGCGGCCCCGAAACCGAGCCCGTGACGCGGAGACACTCGCTTCCGCTCCCGGTCACGAGGCCGCCGGGGCGAACGATGAGGTTGGTCTCAGGGAGGATCATGGCGGCGCCGGGGCGCGGCGACAGGAATTCCACTGCGGGAGCTTCGCCACCCGACGCGGGGACGGCGATCAGCCACGAGGCGACGACGAGAGTCGCGAGCCTCGAAGCTCGTGCGACGAAAGACGAATCCATGAAGGGCGACCTTTCCGTGGTCCAGACAACTGCCGCCGCTGCCGCCCGTACTGCCCCGCCGGTTGAAGAAGACGCCCCGGCTTTGAAACCTCTTTCCCAAAGAGGCCTCGATGATACACCCGACAGCCCCCAAAGCCCCCTACGCGTAACTCCCCCAGCGGTAGCGTCTTAGGTCAACCCCTCGTGCGCCGGGGTACCCGCGGGCACTCTTCCTGCGTGGACTACGCCATTCTGTGGGGCGGCGGATCCGTTGCCGGCCCCTCCCGGTGAGCCGGGCCAACGGCGCTCCTCCTACCCGGAGCTTCGTTTCGAAGTCCTGGCCCGGCGGTATGAGGAGGAATCCAATGATGCGCATAGAGAGTCGGATTTCGTGGATCGCGGCGCCGGTGATCGCGCTTCTGATTGCTGGATGCTGCGACAAGGACAAGCCACTCGGAGTCCTCGAGAGCGGCGGCGGAGGTCAGGCCGCGGTTGCGCTCGGAACGACCTCGACGTTCGCTGTCCTCGCGCAGGACTCGATCGTCAGCACGGGCGCCACGGTCATCACCGGCGATATCGGCGTCAGCCCCGGCACGACGGTGACGGGCTTCCCGCCCGCCACGGCGAGCGGTACGACGCAGGCGGGCAACGCCACGTCCGCGACCGCGCTGGTCGATCTGACCACGGCGATCAACGACGTGACGGCGCGAACGACGTCGGTGCTCACGCTGCCGGCCGCCGAGCTGTCCGGCATGACGCTCTCTCCCGGGCTCTACGACACGGCCTCCCCGCTCACGCTTTCGGGCACGGTCACGCTGAACGCGCTGGGCAATCCGGACGCCGTCTTCATCATCCGCACCGCCGCCGATCTCACGACCGCCGCGGGCAGCCGCGTCGTCCTCACCGGCGGCGCCCAGGCCAAGAACGTGATCTGGCTGGTCGGCACCAACGCGACCCTCGGCTCCAATTCCGTCTTCCAGGGAACGATCCTGGCGAATCAGTCGATCACGCTCCTCTCCGGAGCGCGGCTGAACGGCCGGGCGCTATCCCGCACCGGAGCGGTGACGCTGGATGCAGCGGTCATCGTCGTGCCATGAGGTCCGGGGATCGTACGGGACGCGCGCGGACGAAGCGCCCGGCGTCCATCAGGAAAGGACACTCCATGCGAAGCACGATCATGGCGCTCGCCGCCGTGCTCCTCGTGTCCGCGACTCCCGCGTTTGCGGGAGGCGAGAAGGGCCAGCTGGAGCTCGGCATCTACGGCGGGCACATCTGGTTCGACGACTACGGGATCTTCCACCCCGAGAACAAGTTCTTCCCCGGCATCCGCCTCGGTTACTGGCTCTCGGACAAGGTGAGCCTGGAGGCCTCCGGCCAGCGGGTGAAGTCCGAGACCGACTTCGACATTCTCGGACTGGAGAACACCGACGTGACCGCGGAGGCGCTGCGGCTCAACCTGCTCTACAACCTCGGACACGGCGGCTTCCGCCCGTTCCTCACGGCCGGCGTCGGCGATGAGAAGTTTCACGCTGAAGGGCTCGGCGAATCGTGCGACTTCGGCTGGAACGCCGGCGTGGGCTTTCGCGCCTTCCTCTCGCGCTCCGTGGCGCTCCGCGCGGACGGCCGCTACGTGAGCGTGAAGGTGGGCGACGAGGTGGACGAATCGCAGCACAACACGGAGGCGATGCTCGGCTTGAGCTTCCTGTTCGGCGGCCACCACGAGCACGTCGAGGAGGTGCACACCGAGGTCGCGAATCAGCCGCCCACAGTGACCTGCGTCGTCGACCGCGCCCAGATCCTTCCCGGCGAGACCGCGAGCATCACCGTCACGGCGACCGATCCGGAAGGCGGGCCGGTCACCTACGCGTACAGCTCGCCGACCGGGCACGTGGCCGGAAACGGCGCCGTCGCGACCTTCGACTTCGCCAGCGTGGCCCCGCCCTCGACGGCGACCATCACGGTGCGCGTCACGGACGACCACGGCAACACGTCGACCTGCGACGCGACCGTCGCGCTCATGGAGCCGCAGCGGAAGGCCGAAGCGGTCTCCTGCATCGCGGGCGGCTTCCCGAACAACCTCTTCCGGATCACCAACGTGGACAAGGCATGCCTGGACGACGTGGCCCAGCGGCTGAGCGCCGATCCGCGGGCCACCGTGGTCATCATCGGGCACGCCGATTCGCACGAGCGCTCGTCCGACATCGCCCAGCGGCGCGCCGACGCGATCCGCGACTACCTGGTGAGCGAGCGGCACATCGAGGTGGCGCGCGTCACGACCCGTTCCGCCGGCAGCACGAAGATGATCGCGACCGGCAGCGACAAGGAGTCGCAGGCCCAGAACCGCCGGGTCGAGGTCTGGTTCGTTCCCGAAGGAGCGACCGGACCGTAAGCGATCCGGCATCCATGCATGACCGCATGCGGGGCGGGCCCGAACGGGTTCGCCCCGCGGCACGCCTGATGCATTACCCCACAGGGGAACTTTGATCCCGCAGGTCCGGATGGACCGGTCCGCGCGGTGAAGCACATAGGAACACGATGATTGCCCCGTTTCCGTCGCTCGTCGCGGCCCGCCGCGCGTGTCATTCGTTCCATGCCGCCCTCGTCCTGGCGCTCCTTTTGGGAGCGGCCCCGGCGCGCGCCCAGAGCTGGATCCCCGTAGGAGCCCCCGGCGGCAACGTGCGCTCGCTCGCGGCCGATCCCAGCCGCCCCGAGCGCGTCTACCTCGGGACCGCCGAGGGGATCCTCTACCGCTCCGACGACGCCGGCGCGCGGTGGACCCGCCTCGATCCTGGTTTTCCCTGCCGCGGGTGCAGCCTCGACGAGATCAAGGTGGATTCGGACGGGACGGTGTACGTGGGCTACTGGGAGGTCCACGGCGCAGGCGGCGGTGTCGCGCGCAGCACCGACGGAGGCGCGTCGTTCACCCTGCTCCCGGGCATTCAGGGGGAGTCGGTGCGCGCGCTGGCCATCGCCCCGTCGAACGAGCGCGTGATCGCGGCCGGAACCTTGACCGGCGTCTTCCTCTCCAAGAACCGCGGGCAGAGCTGGGCGCGCATTTCGCCGCCGGGACATCCCGATCTTCGGAACATCGAATCGCTGGCCTTCGATCCGGACGATCCGCGCGCGCTCCTGGCGGGCACCTGGCACCTGAGCTGGAAGACCGTCGACGCCGGCGGAGCGTGGACCGCCGCGAATGAGGGGATCATCGACGACTCGGACGTGATGACGCTCACCGTGGACCGGCGGAGCTCCCGCGCGGTGTTCGCCACGGCGTGCTCGGGGATCTATCGCTCCGCCGACGGCGGCGCCCGCTGGACCAAGCTGCCCGGCATCCCCTACTCCAGCCGGCGAACGCGCGCCTTCGCCCAGGGCGCCGACGACCCCGGCCTGCTCCTCGCCGGAACCACCGAAGGGCTCTTCGTGAGCGAGGACGGCGGCGGCACCTGGCGGCGGTCGACGCGCAAGGAGCTGGTCGTGAACGCGGTGGTGGCCCTGCCGGGGGGCGGCATCCTCCTCGGGACCGAGGGCGCCGGCGTCCTGCGCAGCGCCGACCGGGGCCAGTCGTGGGTGACCAGCAACACGGGATTCTCCGAGCGGTTCGTCTTCAAGGTGCTCTTCGACGCGGAGGGCGGCCGTGTCGCGGTCGCCGAGTGGGGCGCTCCCCATTACGGCGGCGTGTTCGTCTCCCCGACCGTGGGCGGGCCCTGGCAGCGTCTCGGCGAGGGGATGGACGGGCGCCAGGTCCTCTCCCTGGGCGTGCTCGGCCCCACGCTGCTGGCCGGCACCGACGACGGCGTCTTCGCCCGCGCGCCGGACGCGCCGGCGTGGGTGCGGCTGTCCACGAAGATCGACGGCGAGGAGGCGCACCCTCGCGTGACGGAGCTGATCGCGCGGGCGCCCGGGATGCTGCTGGCGGCGACCGCGAAGGGGCTGATCGGGAGCGGGGACGGAGGACGCACCTGGAAGCGCGCGCAGCGGATCGGCGAACGAGAGATCACCGGGCTCGCGGCTTCCCCGGAAGATCCCGATCTCGTCGTCGCCGCGACCCGGTCCGGCGTCTTCCGGAGCCACGACGGCGGAGCGACCTGGTCGCGCGTTTCCGATGCCGTCGGCGCCGAGCTTCACGCGCTGGCCTTCATGCCCACGGACGATCGCGTCCTCTTCGCGACGACCAACGGCGGGCTCTACCGCTCCCGCGATCAGGGAGCGACGTGGCGCCGGGTCGGCGGCGGACTGCCCCACTCCGACCTCACCGGCATCGCCATCGATCCCCGCGGACGGGCGGTCTACGTGAGCGACTTCACGTGGGGAGGCATCTTCCAGAGCAGGGACGGCGGCTCGACCTGGAAGCGGATGCCGACGGACGGACTGGCGTCCGACCACGTCTGGACCCTGAGCGTCGATCCGGAAACCCCGGGCCGGCTGCTCGCGGCGGCCTCGGCGGGCGGGCTGCACGTGCTCTCGCAGGGCTCGCTCGCCTCGCGCGCGGCGACCCGCGGATCCGACTAGCTCCGCGACCGGCCGCCTCCTCTGGCTTTTCCGGCCCGATTCGGCCAAACTCATCGGCGCATGAGCGCGCCCGAGCCACTCATCGAATGGCCGCAGCCGATCCTCGAGTTCCTGGGGTTCGTGGCCGCGTTCCTCGCGACCGGCGCCATCGGATTTCGCCTCTTCGTCCTGCGTCCCTGGGCCGGCGGCCGCGCAACCGCCGACGACCTGGGCGCCGTCGCGCGGACCGCCGCGGGACGCTCGGCGCTCCTCGGGCTCATCGGCGCGATTCTGGCCACCGTCCTCGATCTGCTCGACGTCTCTTCGGAAGCCGCCGAGGGACACGCGTCGTTCGGCGCCCAGCTCACGTCGAGCGCGGACACGCTGATCCAGCTGGGGCTCCTACTCCTCACGGTCGTCGGCTTCGCGCTCGCGCTCTCCCGCGTCCGTGCGGGGTGGTATGCCGCCGCGGCGGGCGTGGTCCTGGGGGTGTTCCTTCCGGCGTTCTCCGGCAAGTGGCTGCAATTGGTCAACCCCATCCACATGTTCGCCGCGGGGATGTGGATCGGAACGCTCTTCCAGCTGGTCGTCGCGGGGATTCTCGTGACGCTGCGCAGCGGGCTCTCGCCGGAGCGCCGGGGCGCCTTCGTGCGGGATCTGACGGCGCGATTCTCGCCGCTCGCGCTGACCTCGGCCGGCGTGCTCGCCACCTTCGGCGTCATCACGGCGTGGAGGCACCTCAAGACGCTCCCGGCGCTCTGGACGACGCCGTACGGCTACGCCCTGATCGTGAAGCTCTGCCTGGTTGCTGGCGTGCTGGCGCTGGGCGCCTTCAACTTCCGGCGGCAGCGCCCGCTGCTCGGCACGGAACTGGGGGCGCGATCGCTCCGCCGTTCGGCCACGGCGGAGCTCACCGTGGCGGTGCTGGTCCTGGTGGTGACGTCGATTCTGGTGAGCCTTCCGACTCCGAAGCCCTAGGAGCCCATGTCGAAAGCGCCCCCCGAAACCCAGCGTGACCTTCTTCTCCGTGTCGCGCGCCGCGCCATGCGCGAGCATGGCCTCGAGCCGGACTTCTCCCCTGAGGCCCTGGCCGAGGCGGAACGCGTTCCCGACGCGCCGGGCGGCGAGGAGGGCAAGGACCTGCGCGATCTCCCCTGGTGCTCGATCGACAACGACGACTCGCGTGACCTGGACCAGCTGACGGTGGCCGACTCCCGCTCGGACGGAACCTCGATCCTCTACGTCGCCGTGGCGAACGTGATCGGAGCGGTGCCGTCCGGCTCGGCGCTGGACGGCCACGCCCGGACCAACACCACTTCGGTCTACACGCCGCCGCGCGTCTTTCCGATGCTGCCCGAGCGTCTGAGCACGGACCTCACGTCGCTCGCTCCGGACCAGGACCGGGCGGCGATGGTGATCGAGATCCACGTGGACGCCGAGGGACGGATCGGCGACTCGGGGGTGTTCCGCGCGCTCGTCCGCAATCGCGCGAAGCTCGCCTACTCCGGCGTGGGCCCCTGGCTCGAGGGATCGGGCCCGATCCCGCCCGCCATCGGCCGCGTGCCCGGCCTGGAGGCGAATCTCCGGATGCAGGACGGCGCGGCCCAGCGGCTCCGGTCGCTGCGCCACGAGCACGGCGCCCTGGCGCTGGAGTCGATCGAGGTGCGCCCTCAGCTTGACGACGGAAGGGTGAGCGCGCTCCCGACGGAGCGCCCGAACCGCGCCAAGGAGCTGATCGAAGATCTCATGATCGCTTCGAACGAGACGATCGCGCGATTCCTCGAGTCGCGGCGCTTTCCGGTGCTCCGGCGCGTCGTGCGCACTCCCAAGCGCTGGGCGCGCATCGCGGAGATCGCCAAGGACCTCGGGGAGGCGCTTCCCGACCAGCCCGATCCCGTGGCGCTGAACCGCTTCCTGGAGAAGCGGCGCGCCGCCGATCCCGTGCGCTTCCCCGATCTCTCCCTCTCCGTGATCAAGCTGCTCGGGCGGGGGGAATATGTCGCCAGCTTCCCCGGAGAGGAGATCACGGGTCACTTCGGGCTGGCCGTGAGCGACTACACCCACTCGACGGCCCCCAACCGCCGCTACCCCGACGTCATCACGCAGCGACTGCTGCGCGCCGCGCTCGACGGAGGAACCCTTCCCTACGGACGCGACGAGCTGATCGGACTGGCCGACCACTGCACGCAGCGCGAGGACGACGTGAACAAGATCGAGCGGCTCTTGGACAAGGCGGCGGCCGCCTGCCTGCTCAGCAGCCACATCGGGCAGGAGTTCGACGGAATCGTGACCGGCGCCTCCGAGAAAGGCACCTGGGTGCGCGTGTTCGATCCGCACGTCGAAGGGCGCGTCGAGCAGGGGCAGGAAGGACTGGACGTGGGCGATCGCGTCCGGGTGCGGCTGGTCCACACCGATCCCGAGCGGGGGTTCATCGACTTCGCCCGGACCGGGCACGCCCCGGTCGGCCGGCCCCGCGGCTGAATCCCTTCAACGCGCACCTGTTCGCCACGACGGGGCACCGCTATACTGCTCGCGCCGATGGAAGCCCCGGGGGGAGATCAGGGGACTCCGTCCCCTTCTGACGTCACTCAGACCTTTCTTCGCTGGCGACAGGGAGATGCAAGCGCGCTCCATGCGCTGCTCCCGCTCGTCTACGAGGAGATGCGTCGTCTCGCGGGCGCTTACCTGAAAGACGAGAGCGCCGGCCACACGCTTCAGCCCACCGCGCTCGCCCACGAGGCCTACCTCCGCCTGCTCGATCAGCGCCACGTCTCCTGGCAGAACCGCGCCCATTTCATGGGGATCGCCGCCCAGGCGATGCGCCGCATCCTGATCGATCACGCCCGCCGCCGCGGGGCGCAGAAGCGCGGCGGCGACGCCGTGCACGTCACGCTGGAAGACAGCGACGCGGTGGCCGGGCGCGCCGAGCCGTTGGGCGTGGCGGCCGAGGACCTGAACGACGCCCTCGACCGCCTCGCCGCGCTGGACGAGCGCCAGGCGCGCGTCGTCGAGCTCCGTTTCTTCACCGGACTTTCCGTCGAGGAGACCGCCGAAGTGCTCGGCGTCTCCCCCGCCACGGTCAAGCGCGACTGGACCCTCGCGCGCGCCTGGCTCCACCGCGAGCTCAAAGGGAGGATCGCGTGACCGAACGCTGGGAGCGGGTGGGCGAGCTCTTCGAGGCGGCCCTGCGACAGCCGCGCGAGCAGCGCGCCGCGTTCCTCAAGGAAGCGTGCGCCGAGGATCGCGAGCTGGAGACCGAAATCCGTTCGCTCCTCGCGAGCCACGACGCCGCCGGCGGATTCCTGGAGCCGGAGGGAGGCGCGGTGTCGCTCCCCTTCCCCGAGGGACCCGCGCCGGGCCAGAGCATCGGATCGTGGAGAGTCGTGCGTCCGCTCGCCACCGGCGGGATGGGCGTGGTCTATCTCGTGGAGCGCGAGGACGGGCAGTTCCACCAGCGGGGCGCGCTCAAGCTCATCCGGCAGGGGCTGGCGACGCAGGAGATGGTCCAGCGCTTCCTCCGCGAGCGGCAGATCCTGGCCACCCTGGACCATCCCAACATGGCGCGCCTGCTCGACGGCGGCACGACGCCGGAGGGGCTCCCCTGGCTGGTCATGGAATACGTCGAAGGATCGCCCCTCTACGAGTGGTGCTCGGAGAAGGCGCCGACGCTGCGCGAGCGGCTGCGCCTCTTCCTGGCGCTCTGCGGCAGCGTGGAGGCGGCGCACCGCCGGCTCGTGCTCCATCGGGACATCAAGCCGGGGAACGTTCTCGTCACCGCCGAGGGAACGCCGCGGCTCCTGGACTTCGGCGTCGCCAAGATCTTCTCCGCCGAGGGAGCGCCCGTCTCGGAGCTGACGACGGCGCGCGCGCCGCTCACGCCGGAGTACGCGAGCCCCGAGCAGCTCCGCGGGGGCGACATCACGACCGCCTCCGACGTCTATTCGCTGGGCGTTCTCCTGTTCGAGCTGGCGACGGGCGCCCGCCCCTACCCTACGCGCGCCGAGGGGGCGACGCAGCTTGTCCGGACCGTTCTGGAGAAGGATCCGGTGCGGCCGAGCACCGCGGCCGCAACCCGGGTCGTCACGGCGGCGGAGCGGACGCGCAGCCTTCCCTCGCCGCCGACCGGCGGGCCGGGGGCCCTGAGCCGCGCGCTGGCGGGAGACCTCGACAACATCATCCTGAAAGCGCTCGCGAAAGAGCCCGAGCGCCGCTACGGGTCGGTGGAGGAGCTGGGCGCCGACCTGCGGCGGTATCTGGACGGGAGGCCGGTCGAGGCCCGTCCTTCCACCTGGCGGTATCGCACGTCGAAGTTCGTGCGGCGGAACCGGGTCGCCGTGGGCATGGCCACGGTCGCCGCGCTGGCGATCGTGGCGGGCGCGGCCTTATCGCTCTGGAGCGCCCGGGAAGCGCGGCGGGAGCGCGCGGTCGCGGAGCGCCGCCTGCGCGACGTGGCCGCGATGGCGAACACGGTGCTCTGGGACGTGAACGAGGGGCTCGCGTCGATGCCCGGGACCACGCCGCTCCGCGAGAAGATCGTGGATTCGGCGACGAAGTACCTGAACGGCATCGCCGCCGAGGGGGTCCAGGACACGGCGCTGATCCGCACGCTCGCCGACGGATTCGACAAGCTGGGAACCGTCCAGGGCTACGTCTGGAGCGCCAACGTCGGGCGGAGCGAGGAGGGATACCGCTCCCTGAAGAAAGCCTACGAGCTGCGCGACCGGCTGGTGCGCGCGAATCCCGTTCACGAGGAATACAAACTCGACCTGGCGTCCTCGGCGACCAAGCTCTGCAACTTCGACCGGGAGCACGGACGCGCGGTCGAGGCGACGGCGATGTCGAGCCGCGCGCTGGAGCTGATGACGGAGCTGCGACGGATGCGACCCGACGTGCGGCGCTACCGGATCAACATCCCCCGCCTCCTCCACAACGACGGCCTCACGCTGATCGAGGCGGGCAAGATCGACGAAGGGGTCGCGCAGATCCGGCGCGGCGTGGACTCGTTCGCCGCGCTCGTGGTCTGGGAGCCGAAGGAGCCGTCGCATCGCCGCACGCTGGCGCAGGCGTCCACCGGCCTGGCCGAGGCGCTCGTGCTGCAGCCCGGACGATCGGACAGCGCGCTCGCGGCGCTGGGACGCGCGCGGACGCTCCTCGACGATCTGATCCGCGAGAACCCGGAGGACGCCGACCTCCTGCGGCGCCGCGGTGCGGTCCACTACGACACCGGGCGCATCTACCTCCTGAACACGAACGATCCCGTCAGCGCGCTCGGCGAGGCCGAAGCCTGCGCCGCGGCGACGCGCGCGGCGGCGCAGAAGGACCCCGGCAACGACGACGCGGCGGTCAGCGACCTGATCGCGCGCACGTTCCTCGGGCACGTCCACGCGGCCGCGGGCCACACGGCGCTCGCCGAGGACCTGCTCGGCGGCGTCATCCCCGACCTGGTTCGTCGCGCCATGACCGACACCACCGACACCCGGTTCGTCCAGGAGCTGATCGAGGCCAAGCTGGCCATGGGACTGGTCGAGCTGGATCGGGCGGGGAAGAGCGCGGGCGCCGTCGCGGCGGCGCACCGGCAGGCGGCGCGCCAATGGCTGGTCGGGGCGCGCGACGCCCAGGAGCGGCTGGCGCAGCAGACGGGGCCGTGGTCGTTCTCGCGGGAGGAGACGGAGGCGATCGGGAAGTCGCTCGCCGCCTGCGACGCCGGCGACGCTCTCCGCTGAGGCGGGGGCGGGCTCACCCCGCGGCCGTCAGCTTCGCGTCACCCGGATCGTGCGACCCGCCCATAGATCGTAGCGCGCGGCCCGATCCGCGCTCTCGGCCCCGAAGCGCAGGGTCAGCCCATCGTCGGGCGCGGACGCGCTCCCGATCAGGCGTCCGCCCAGCCAGTCCAGCGTCAGCGCGATCGCTCCCCGCCCTCCTGAAATCCGGACCAGCGTGCGCGCACTCGCCGGCGTGGAGGGGATGGTTCCGATAACCTCCGCCCGCGCCGGCGTGCCCGCCGAGTCGGCCGTGGCCCTCCAGATACGGAAGAACTCGGGATGGCTCCCCTCCACGAGGCTTGGGCTGAAGATCGAATCCAACGAGTGCGCGCTTCCGCGAAGGAGCGAGTCGGCCACCGCCGCCGCGAGCCCGTTCAGCGTCAGCGCCCGGGCCCGCGCGGCCGAGTCGGCTCCGGTGATCCGGAAGATGCCCTCCTGCGTTCGAGCCGTCAGCCACACGGCCCCGTCCCGCACGCGCGCGCTCACCATGACGCCCGGATCCAGAGCGACGCTGCCGTTCCACCGCGCCAGCACGCCGCGGGAAACGCGCGGAAGCGGCTGCGGCAGCTCCGGCTGGGGACCGAAGAGGATGCGCGTCGCCATGATCGGCGCGATGTCGCGATAGCCGCGCCCTCCCTCGCGCGCGTTGCTCAGGAAGATGATCGTCGCGTGCTCGTCGACCATGCGGCGCATGTCGGTATTGAACCCGCCCAGGTCTCCCGCGTGCAGGATGACGGTGGTGCCGCGCTGGCTTTGCACCACCTGCCATCCACCCGCGTAGAACGACGTCGGCCCCGATGCCGGTCCCGGGGTGAAGAGCTTCCGGGTCGCTTCGGCATCGAGCACCGTTCCGGCGCGCAGCGCCTGCTCCCACTTCCAGAGATCGCCGCACGTGGAGACGACCGATCCCGATCCGACGGTCTTGGGCGCGAGGCGAACCGGATAGAGCGGCGGGTCGGCCTCGGAGCTGGAATAGGAGGGGGTGCGCGCCGTGACGGGCCAGCGGGACGGCTCGTCGATGAAGCCGGTTTCCGTCATCCCGGCCGGCTGGAACAGCTCCTGCCGGAGGTAGTCGTTGAACCCCCGCCCGGAGGCGCGTTCGATCACCACCGCGAGAAGGTCGTACCCCGGGCTCGAGTACTCGTACCGCGACCCGGGAGCAAATTCGAGCGGGTACGAAAAGGTCTCCCGAACCATGGAATCGACCGAGATCGAGTCGTACAGGTCGCCCCGGCCCAGGTAGGGGAGTCCGGACGTGTGGTGGATCAGCTGATCGACGGTGATGCCGCGCTTGTCCTCGGGGGCGTCCGGGAACCACCGGCCCAGGGAGTCGCTTAGCCGAAGCTTCCCGCGGGACTCCAGCTGGTAGGCGGCGGCCGCGGTGAATTGCTTGGAGAGCGACCCGAGGACGTAGGGCGTCCGCGTCGTCGCCGGAATGCGGCGGCCGCGATCCGCGATCCCGTACCCGCGAACGAGGATCACCTTCCCCTCGCGCTCCACCAGGAGCGTCCCCTCGAGGCCGAGGCCGGCGGCCGCCGTCATGAAACTGTCGATGCGGGCGGCCTCCGCCCCCTGGACGATCGCGCCCGGGTCGCGCTGCGAACGGGGGGAGGCCGAGGCGTCGGCGGCACACGCCAGAATCAGTGCTGAGAGGACGGCGAGCCTGGACATCATGGTGCCTCCATGGGGTGCGCGCCCGCGCGGGACGGGCACACGGCTTGGACTGTCCCCGTCGGAGTTTGGTTGCTAGACTCTTCGGCCATGCCCTTTCCCGCGGGAACCCGCCTCGGCTCGTACGAAATCCTGACGCCCCTCGGCGCCGGGGGGATGGGCGAGGTCTATCGCGCGCGCGACATCCGGCTGGGGCGCGCCGTCGCCGTGAAGGTGCTTCCCGATGCGGTGGCTTCCTCCCCGGACCGGCTCGCCCGCTTCGAGCGCGAGGCCCGAACCGTGGCGGGACTCAATCATCCGAACATCGTGACCCTCTACTCCGTCGAAGACGAGGGCGGCGTTCGGTTTCTCACGATGGAGCTCGTGGATGGGCAGACCCTGGACCGCATGGTGGCCCCCGGCGGTCTTCCCCTGGCGCGGGTGCTGGAGATCGCGATTCCCCTCACGAACGCCCTGGCCGCGGCGCACGAGCGCG
Above is a window of Candidatus Binatia bacterium DNA encoding:
- a CDS encoding ice-binding family protein, giving the protein MMRIESRISWIAAPVIALLIAGCCDKDKPLGVLESGGGGQAAVALGTTSTFAVLAQDSIVSTGATVITGDIGVSPGTTVTGFPPATASGTTQAGNATSATALVDLTTAINDVTARTTSVLTLPAAELSGMTLSPGLYDTASPLTLSGTVTLNALGNPDAVFIIRTAADLTTAAGSRVVLTGGAQAKNVIWLVGTNATLGSNSVFQGTILANQSITLLSGARLNGRALSRTGAVTLDAAVIVVP
- a CDS encoding OmpA family protein, with amino-acid sequence MRSTIMALAAVLLVSATPAFAGGEKGQLELGIYGGHIWFDDYGIFHPENKFFPGIRLGYWLSDKVSLEASGQRVKSETDFDILGLENTDVTAEALRLNLLYNLGHGGFRPFLTAGVGDEKFHAEGLGESCDFGWNAGVGFRAFLSRSVALRADGRYVSVKVGDEVDESQHNTEAMLGLSFLFGGHHEHVEEVHTEVANQPPTVTCVVDRAQILPGETASITVTATDPEGGPVTYAYSSPTGHVAGNGAVATFDFASVAPPSTATITVRVTDDHGNTSTCDATVALMEPQRKAEAVSCIAGGFPNNLFRITNVDKACLDDVAQRLSADPRATVVIIGHADSHERSSDIAQRRADAIRDYLVSERHIEVARVTTRSAGSTKMIATGSDKESQAQNRRVEVWFVPEGATGP
- a CDS encoding CopD family protein — its product is MSAPEPLIEWPQPILEFLGFVAAFLATGAIGFRLFVLRPWAGGRATADDLGAVARTAAGRSALLGLIGAILATVLDLLDVSSEAAEGHASFGAQLTSSADTLIQLGLLLLTVVGFALALSRVRAGWYAAAAGVVLGVFLPAFSGKWLQLVNPIHMFAAGMWIGTLFQLVVAGILVTLRSGLSPERRGAFVRDLTARFSPLALTSAGVLATFGVITAWRHLKTLPALWTTPYGYALIVKLCLVAGVLALGAFNFRRQRPLLGTELGARSLRRSATAELTVAVLVLVVTSILVSLPTPKP
- a CDS encoding RNB domain-containing ribonuclease; translation: MSKAPPETQRDLLLRVARRAMREHGLEPDFSPEALAEAERVPDAPGGEEGKDLRDLPWCSIDNDDSRDLDQLTVADSRSDGTSILYVAVANVIGAVPSGSALDGHARTNTTSVYTPPRVFPMLPERLSTDLTSLAPDQDRAAMVIEIHVDAEGRIGDSGVFRALVRNRAKLAYSGVGPWLEGSGPIPPAIGRVPGLEANLRMQDGAAQRLRSLRHEHGALALESIEVRPQLDDGRVSALPTERPNRAKELIEDLMIASNETIARFLESRRFPVLRRVVRTPKRWARIAEIAKDLGEALPDQPDPVALNRFLEKRRAADPVRFPDLSLSVIKLLGRGEYVASFPGEEITGHFGLAVSDYTHSTAPNRRYPDVITQRLLRAALDGGTLPYGRDELIGLADHCTQREDDVNKIERLLDKAAAACLLSSHIGQEFDGIVTGASEKGTWVRVFDPHVEGRVEQGQEGLDVGDRVRVRLVHTDPERGFIDFARTGHAPVGRPRG
- a CDS encoding sigma-70 family RNA polymerase sigma factor, which gives rise to MEAPGGDQGTPSPSDVTQTFLRWRQGDASALHALLPLVYEEMRRLAGAYLKDESAGHTLQPTALAHEAYLRLLDQRHVSWQNRAHFMGIAAQAMRRILIDHARRRGAQKRGGDAVHVTLEDSDAVAGRAEPLGVAAEDLNDALDRLAALDERQARVVELRFFTGLSVEETAEVLGVSPATVKRDWTLARAWLHRELKGRIA